TCTTCGGCAATTTCCCCCACGTTACAGTCGGTGCAAATCACCCCCACGTAATTACTCTTAGCCTTCATACTTCCAGAGCCACCGCTGGTACCATTCATGAGACCAGCAAATTTAGACTTGGGTTTCTGTTGGGCCATATGAAGCGAAAGGTGCTGCCCAATGAGCATACGAATCCCAATACGGGACATGTAAAACCGGTCCAAAAACGTCTGAATGGACGAGTTCACAAACACTGTCTTATTTTCATTTTTCCACTCCTGAACACCCTGGGCCATAGTAGCGACAGTAGCATCATGCCgtttcttgatcttggagagCGCATCGTGCACTAATTTATTGTAATCATACACTTCCTTGGGCCACACCGCATTCATGGCGGTAGGTGTGTAGTAGGTTTTACCAAAAGTAGGCGACTCCGACATGGACCTGGAGGAGACAGCTGCAGAGCTAGCATTGGCACCAGCACTACTGGATGATGGGTGCCGAATAATTATACCGTCGTCACTAAACACATTATTGATGGCAGGATTGTTAAGCTCTTCATGTACAGGGTTCTGTTTCTCTTCCAAGACCGAATTGTCTTCGTGAAGAATCTGGTTCTCTGACACTCGGCGGGCGTTGCCGTTTTGGTTCAATAGGCGCTGGAGTTCTTCAGAGACAGTGGGTTTGGGGAGATTGACCAACTCCTCAAAACTCTGGGCGTACCAATTCTGAACTTTGATGGTGGAAGGCATGTTACAAAGACCCAAAGGAGCATTTTCAAGGTCCTTCACTTTGAGGGCTAGTCTGATAGGTAATTCTTCAACGATGAATTGAGACGCAAGGAAGAGAGAACCAGGACTGGGATTCGGGCCAAACTGGACCATCTGTCGCAAGGAAATAGAGGTCTGCTTATACCCAGCATATCGGTATAGCTGTTCTCGCAATGCAGGTGATAGTTTCCAACCTGTTCCCATGATGTGTTGTGGGTTTGTGGTCAAGTTTCACCCCAGAAAATAGTTGCCAGTGCGATCGAGCGAGAGCTTTGGGC
Above is a window of Yamadazyma tenuis chromosome 1, complete sequence DNA encoding:
- the PDK2 gene encoding [Pyruvate dehydrogenase (acetyl-transferring)] kinase isozyme 2 (EggNog:ENOG503NUN3; COG:T), translated to MGTGWKLSPALREQLYRYAGYKQTSISLRQMVQFGPNPSPGSLFLASQFIVEELPIRLALKVKDLENAPLGLCNMPSTIKVQNWYAQSFEELVNLPKPTVSEELQRLLNQNGNARRVSENQILHEDNSVLEEKQNPVHEELNNPAINNVFSDDGIIIRHPSSSSAGANASSAAVSSRSMSESPTFGKTYYTPTAMNAVWPKEVYDYNKLVHDALSKIKKRHDATVATMAQGVQEWKNENKTVFVNSSIQTFLDRFYMSRIGIRMLIGQHLSLHMAQQKPKSKFAGLMNGTSGGSGSMKAKSNYVGVICTDCNVGEIAEDAIETAKYICEEYYGLFDCPEIQLILTKNEIQFMYVPGHLIHMLFETLKNSLRATIEFHTPRLKQKMIEKNPDLKPEDIDINDLKFPPVKVIISEGSEDIAVKISDEGGGIPRSEIPLIWTYLYTTVSQTPVLDSEYNQTSFKAPMAGFGYGLPISRLYAQYFGGDLKLISMEGYGTDVYLHLNRLSSSSEPLP